The proteins below are encoded in one region of Serratia symbiotica:
- the mlaA gene encoding phospholipid-binding lipoprotein MlaA has product MNFRLTGLAFATVLLVGCASAPDNESPGRPDPLEGFNRTMFNFNYNVLDPYVLRPVAVAWRDYLPMPARNGLSNFTSNLEEPASMVNAFLKGDPYRGMIHFNRFFLNTLLGMGGLIDVAGMANPTLVREESNRFGSTLGHYNVGYGPYVMLPGYGSFTLREDGGDWADTFYPMLSYLTFWLSAGKWVVEGIETRAQLLDSDGLLRNSSDPYMMVREAYLQRHDFIANGGSLKLDENPNAKAIQGDLDEIDSAQ; this is encoded by the coding sequence ATGAACTTTCGCCTGACTGGGCTGGCTTTTGCAACGGTATTATTGGTGGGCTGCGCCAGTGCGCCAGATAATGAATCACCGGGGCGACCCGATCCTCTGGAAGGGTTCAACCGGACGATGTTTAACTTTAACTACAACGTTTTGGATCCCTATGTACTGCGCCCGGTGGCGGTAGCTTGGCGTGACTATCTGCCAATGCCGGCGCGTAACGGACTGAGCAACTTCACCTCCAACCTGGAAGAGCCAGCCAGCATGGTTAATGCATTCCTAAAGGGGGATCCGTACCGTGGGATGATCCATTTTAACCGTTTCTTCCTGAATACCCTGTTGGGAATGGGGGGCCTGATCGACGTGGCTGGCATGGCCAACCCGACACTGGTGCGAGAAGAATCGAACCGTTTTGGCAGTACCTTGGGACATTATAATGTTGGCTATGGCCCATACGTGATGCTACCGGGCTACGGCAGTTTCACCCTGCGTGAAGATGGCGGCGACTGGGCGGATACGTTCTACCCGATGCTAAGTTACTTGACCTTCTGGTTGTCGGCGGGCAAATGGGTGGTTGAAGGCATTGAAACTCGTGCCCAGTTGCTGGATTCTGATGGCCTGCTCCGCAACTCTTCCGACCCATACATGATGGTGCGTGAAGCCTACCTCCAACGTCATGACTTTATCGCCAACGGCGGTTCGCTAAAGCTGGATGAAAACCCGAATGCCAAAGCGATCCAGGGCGATTTAGACGAAATCGATTCGGCACAGTAG